Below is a window of Jatrophihabitans sp. DNA.
GCGCGGGCTACGCGACCCTGATGTGGTTGTGGTACCACAGCCTGCGCCGGTGGATGTCAGGCCCGTACGCGGTGACGATCCTGGCGGCCGAGACGGTCTTGGTGGTGGTGCTGCTCGGCTTCGCGGCCCGGACTCGGACAACCCGGCTGGCCGCGGCCAAGGCCGCCGGGGTCTCGGCTGCTGCGGCGCCGGTTCCTGCGGCGTCGGTTCCTGCGGCGCCGGTCGCTGCCGCCCCGACCGCCCCGGCAGGAATCCGCCATGGCTGACCTGGCGATCCAGGCGACCGGGCTGACCAAGCAGTACCGTCCCGGCACGGGCGTGTTCGACCTGGATCTGTCCGTCGGCGTCGGGGAGATCTTCGGCTTCCTCGGCCCGAACGGCGCCGGTAAGACCACCACGATGCGGATGCTGGTGGGGCTCGTGCGTCCGAGCGCCGGCGCCGTCTCGGTGCTCGGCCATCCGGCCGGTAGCAGGCAGAGCCTGGCGGGAGTCGGCGCGCTGATCGAGTCCCCCGCGCTCTATCCGCACCTGGGTGGCCGGGACAACCTGCGCATCCTCGCCCGTTACGCCGGGCTGCCGATCAAGCGGGTGGACGAGGTGCTGGCCGAGGTCGAGATGACCGATCAAGCCGACGTGCCCTTCCGCACCTGCTCGCTGGGCATGAAGCAGCGGCTGGGGGTCGCCGTGGCGCTGCTGAAGGATCCGGCGCTGCTGATCCTGGACGAGCCGACCAATGGCCTGGACCCGGCCGGCATGGCCAGCATGCGCGCGCTCATCGCAGAGTTGCGTCGCGGCCGGCGCACCGTCCTGCTGTCCAGCCACCTGCTCGCCGAGGTCGAGCATCTGTGCGACCGGGTGGCCGTGATCAGCCATGGCCGGCTGGTGGCCACCGGCACCGTCGACGAGCTGCGCGGCGGGGCGGGGACCGGTCGGCTGACGATCCGGGTTGACTCCGTCGAACACGCGGCCGAGCTGGTGCGCCGGCATCCGGCGGTGCGGTCGGCGCTGGTCGTCGAGGGACGGCTTGAGGTGTCGGTGGCTGCCCACCAGGCGGCGGCCATCAACCGGCTGCTGGTCGAGGCGGGCCTGGACGTGCACGATCTGCGCCAGGACGAGGCGACCCTGGAGGACGCGTTCTTCGAGCTGATAGCGGGCGAGCAGGCCGAGGTGGCGGTGTGATGACCGATGTGCTGCGCGCCGAGCTGCTGGCGACGCGTAAGCGTCCGGGCGCCTGGATCATCGGCGGCGCCTGGGTAGTCCTCGCCGTGGGCTTCGGCATGCTGGTGCCCTATCTGGTGTACCTGGCGCTGCGCGGCCGGCCGAGCAGTTCCGCCGGCGACACCGAGAAGCTGCTCACCGGGGTCCTGCCCGAGCAGTTCGTCTCGACCTCGGTGGCGCTGTACCCGCTGTTCGGCAGCGCCCTGATGCTGATCTTCGGCGCGGTGCTGATCGGCGGTGACTACCGGTGGGGCACCCTGGGGACGCTGCTCACGCAGCGGCCCGGCCGGGTGGCGATGATGCTCGGCAAGGCCGCGGCGTTGGGGCTGGCGCTGCTGGGGGTGACGGTCGCGGTGGTGCTCGCGACCGCCGCGACCAGCGCGGTGATCGCGGCGCTCGCGGGTCGAGCCAGCCGCTGGCCTGGCCCGGTGACGCTGCTGGAGGGGATCGGCAGCGCCTGGCTGGTCAGCGCCGCGGCGGCGAGCCTCGGCGCGTTCCTGGCCGTGCTGCTGCGCAACACCGCCGCCGCGATCGCGGTCGGGCTCGTGTGGTTGCTGGCCCTGGAGAACCTGGTGTCGGGCATCGCGAGCACGGTGCCGGCGCTGAAGGTGGTGCAGCGGCTGCTGATCGGGCCCAGCGGCGGCTCGCTGGCCACGTCCCTGGGCTCGGAGACCCAGTCCGACGGCGGCATGCCCGGGGTGGTCGCGGTGTCGGGCTCGCTCACCGCCGTCGTGGTGCTCTGCTGCTATATCGCGGTGTTCCTCGGGTTGGCCACGGCGCTGACCGTCCGTCGCGACCACTCCTGAAGCACGCACCGACCCGCCAGGCAGGCATCAGGGGGCAACGCCTCACCGCTGACCCCTCATCACTTGCGTGCCAGAATTGGTCACTCTAGAGTAACCGTTGCTCATGAGTAACCATTCAGCGGCTGAGGCCGCCCTCGACGCGCTCGGTGACCCGATGCGCCGCCGGCTGCTGGAGCTGCTGCACGCCGGCCCCCGCCCGGTCGGCGAGCTGGCCGCGGAGCTGCCGATCGGGCGTCCGGCCGTCAGCAAGCACCTGCGGGTGCTCGAAGGCGCCGGCTTGGTGCGCCACCGCAGCGAAGGCACCCGCAACCTCTACGCCCTGGCACCCGAGGGCCTGACCGACGTCCAGCAATGGCTGGTCGGCGTGTGGGACACCGCCCTGGCCGCCTTCGCCAGCTACGTCGCCGCCGCCAGCACGCCACCCGCCGACAGCACGCCACCCGAACAGCACGCCACCCGTCCAGCACGCCACCCGTCCGGCCCAGGAGGCTTGAGGACATGACCGAACCCGCGCCCATCCGTCGCGAGGTGGTAGTCGCCGCGCCGCCGGCCACCGCCTTCGCCCTGTTCACCGCCCACATCGGATCGTGGTGGCCGCTGGCCAGCCACAGTGTCTTCGGCGCGGACGCCACGGTCGCGTTCGAGGGCGACCAGCTGGTCGAGCGGTCGGGCAACCAGCGCACGGTGTGGGCCGAGGTCATCGAGCTCGACCCGCCGCGCAGCCTGCGGCTGAGCTGGCATCCCGGCCACGACGCCAGCCGCGCCACCGAGCTGTCGGTGCGGTTCACCGACCGCGACGGCTCGACGGTGGTGAGCCTGGAGCACCTCGGCTGGCAGCGGCTCGCCGACCCGCAGGGCGCGCGCGCTGAGTACGAGCTGGGCTGGCCACTGGTGCTCGGGGCCTTTCAGCAGCAGCTTGATCCGCCGGTCCCACCGCCGGCAGCCACCGACTGGTACGTCCTGCTGCACCAGCCCGGCCCGGCCGTGGCGCCCGGGCAATCCCTGTCCGAGCACCCGGACCTGATCGAGCACCTGGCGTTCTTGCAGCGGCTGGACGAGCAGGGCCTGCTGGTGGCGGCCGGTCCGCTCGCCGACAAGATCGGCTCAGGGATGACGGTGATCAGGGCCGCGCCTGACCTGGACATCCAGCGGCTGGCCACCGAGGACGACCTGAGCGTGGCGCGCGGCGTGCTGAGCGTCCAGGTCGCGCCGTGGCTGGTGCAGGTCACCGGCGACTGGATCGTCCAGGCCCGGGGCTAGCCTGAGCAGGCGGGTCGGCGCCGTCATCTGACCCGCACGTCCCACCGACCTCGACGCAGGAGTTCGCAGATGCCCATCGCGACGACCAACCCCGCCACCGGCGAGGTGATCACCACCTTCGAGGCGTTGACCGACGCCGAGATCGACACCCGGCTCGAAGCGGCCGCCCAGGGCTTTCAGACCCTGCGCCGGACGAGCTTCGCCGACCGGGCCGGCTGGATGCTCGCCGCCGCTGACATCCTCGACGCCGAGCAGGACCAGATCGCGACCATGATGACGACCGAGATGGGCAAGACGCTCGCCTCGGCCAAGGCAGAGGTGGCCAAGTGCGCCAAGGCCTGCCGGTTCTACGCCGAGAACGCCGAGTCGTTCCTGAGCAGCGAGCAGGTCGAGCCGGGCAAGGTCAACGCCACCCAGGCCTACGTCCGCTACCAGCCGCTCGGCCCGGTGCTGGCGATCATGCCGTGGAACTTTCCGCTGTGGCAGGCGATGCGCTTCGCCGCCCCGGCGCTGATGGCCGGCAACGTCGGCCTGCTCAAGCACGCCTCGAACGTGCCGCAGACCGCGCTGTTCATGCAGGACCTGTTCAGCCGGGCCGGCTTTCCCGACGGCTCGTTCCAGACGTTGCTGATCAGCGCCAGCCAGGTCGAGGCCGTCCTCGCCGATGACCGGGTGGCCGCGGCGACGCTGACCGGCAGCGAGGCGGCAGGGCGGTCGGTGGCCGAGGCGGCCGGGCGCAACCTGAAGAAGACCGTCCTGGAGCTCGGCGGCAGCGACCCATTCGTGGTGATGCCCTCGGCTGACATAGAGAAGGCGGCCAAGGTGGCGACCACCGCGCGCTGCCAGAACAACGGCCAGTCCTGCATCGCGGCCAAGCGCTTCATCGTGCACGCCGACGTCTACGACGCCTTCGCCGCCGCCTTCGTCGAGAACATGAGCGCCCTGACGATCGGCGACCCGATGGACAGCGACACCGACATCGGCCCGCTGGCCACCGAGCAGGGCCGCGACGACGTCACCGGCCAGGTTCGCGACGCCATCGACAAGGGCGCCAAGGTGCTGTGCGGCGGCGAGCCGATCGACCGGCCCGGCTGGTGGTACCCGCCGACCGTGGTCGCCGAGCTCAGCCCCGAGATGGAGATGTACGCCGAGGAGGTCTTCGGGCCGGTGGCCGGGCTGTACCGGGTGCAGTCCTACGACGAGGCCATCGCGCTGGCCAACAGCACCACCTTCGGGCTGGGCTCCAACGCCTGGACCACCGACCCGGACGAGCAGGAGGCCTTCGCCCGCGACCTGGAGGCCGGGGCGGTGTTCATCAACGGCATGACCACCTCGTTCAACGAGCTGCCCTTCGGCGGGATCAAGAACTCCGGCTACGGCCGGGAGCTGTCGGTGCAGGGGATCCGGGAGTTCTGCAACGCCAAGGCGGTCTGGGTCGGCGACACCGAGCCCGGACGCGCCGGCTCGCACAGCGAGTAGTCGCCGGGGCGGCGTGTGACCCTTTGATCGTTGGCTCCGTAGCAGCGACGACACGCCGATCCGGGCCTGCTCAGGGGCCAACGATCGGCAGGAAAGTCGCCGTAGGCCTACGGGGCCGGCTCGGTCGCGGCCCAGCCGCGGTAGGCGTCGACGTCGATCGTGAGCACCGGCCCGTCCGGACGCTGCTCGCGGTACTGCGGGTACTTGGCTGCCAGCGCGTCAATGGCCCGGTTCGTTTCGTCGGCGTCGTGCAGTTGCCCGCCGTGGCCGTCGAGGCGAACCCACCACAGCCGGGACCAGTCCTCGTCGTAGTGGTCGACCAGCAGGCACGCCTGCCCGGTGGCGCGCAGGTTGGCCGTCCGGCGCAGCTCGGCGCCGCGCTTGGGCTTGTGGTCGATCGCGATGTGCACCCGGTCGCCGTGCCCACCCTCGCCGCGTTCACTGTCAGCGCTGTCGAGGACGAAGCAGACCGGCACCAGGTGCGGACGGCCCTCGGCGTCCACGGTGGCCAGCCGGGCGACCCGGGCGGTCTCGACCAACCGGCGCATCACCACCGGGTCCAAGTCAGGCATCGCAGACTCCTCCATCCTCAGCGCGGGTCGGGATAGCAGTCGACCTCGGTGGCCTTGGCGCTGAGCCACACCGGCGAGCCGGCGGCCAGGTCGAGTTCGGCCACCGCGTCCGGGGTGACGTCGACCAGCGCCGGCGGGCTGCCGCTGACCTGGACGCGCACCCGGTCGGTGAGCAGCTCGACGCCGGTGACGGTTCCCGGCCAGACGTTGCGCGGGCTGGCGTGCCGTGGCCGCTCGGTGTGCAGCGAGATCGCGCTGGGCCGCAGGGCCACCAGCACCGGGCCGGGAGGCGTCGGCGCGCCCGACTGCCCCCCGGCTTCACCGCCGCCGTGGGCATGCAGCACGCCGCCGCCGGCGTCGCTGTCCAGGGTCACCGCCGCGTCCGCGCCGAGCGTCCCCCGGTAGAGGTTGAGCCCGACCAGCCTGGCCACGTACTGGCTGGCCGGGCGGCGCGCCACCTCGGCCGGGGTGCCCTGCTGCACCACCCGGCCGCCCTCGATCACCAGCAACCGGTCGGTGAGCACCATCGCCTCCAGCGGATCGTGGGTGACCACCAGGCTCGGACCGCCGAAGGAGCTCAGGTGCCGGCGCAGCTCGGCGCGCACCTCGAGCCGGGTGCGGGCGTCCAGGGCGGCCAGCGGCTCGTCCAGCAGCAGCAACCCGGGGTCGGCGGCCAGCGCCCTGGCCAGCGCGACCCGCTGCGCCTGCCCGCCGGACAGCTCGGCCGGCTTGCGGCCGGCGAACTCCGACAGCCCCAGCCGGCGCAGCCAGTCCTCGGCCCGCTGCCGGGCCGGTCGCCGGGCCGCGCCACGCGCCCGGGCGGCGAAGGCCACGTTGTCCAGGACGCTCAGGTGCGGAAACAGCCGGTAGTTCTGGAACACCAGCCCGACCGGCCGGCGCTCGGGCGGCGTGAACAGCTGCCGGTCCACGTCGTCCAGCACGGCGCCGGCCAGCTCGATCCGTCCCCGCGACAGCGCGCCCAGCCCCGCCAGCGTCCGCAGCAGGGTGGTCTTGCCGGCCCCGTTCGGGCCCAGCACGCCGAGCACCTCACCGGGCGCGACCGTGAACTCCAGCGCCAGCCGAAACCCGCCGCGCTCGATCTCGCCCGCCACCCTCAGTCCGGCCACTTCCAGCCCGGCTGCTTTCAGCCCGGTCACGGCGGGCCGACCGGGCGCAGCCAGCGGTCGCGCAGCAGCGCCAGCACCGTCGCGGCGGCCAGCAGCAGCACCAGGCTCAGCGCGATCGCCGGCTCCGGGTCGGTCTGCAGGGCGTTGTACACGGCCAGCGGCATGGTCTGGGTGGCGCCGGGAGAGTTGCCCGCGAAGGTGATGGTGGCCCCGAACTCCCCCAGCGCCCGCGCCCAGCACAGCACCGCGCCTGCCAGCAGCGACGGCGTCACCAGCGGCAGCGTGATCCGGGTGAACACCGTCAGCCGGCTGGCGCCCAGAGTGGCGGCGGCCTCTTCGAGCTCGCGGTCGGCCGAGCGCAGCGCGCCCTCGACGGTGACCACCAGGAACGGCATCGCCACGAAGGTCTCGGCCATCACGACCCCGGCGGTGCTGAACGGCAGGGTGAGTCCGAACCAGGCGTCCAAGTGCCGGCCGATGAGGCCGTTGCGCCCGAAGGCCAGCAGCAGCGCCAGGCCGCCGACCACCGGTGGAAGGACCAGCGGCACCGTGACCAGCGCGCGCAGCGCCGACAGCCCCGGAAACCGCGCCCGGGCCAGCACCCAGGCAAGCGGCACGCCCAGCACCACAGAGACCGCGGTCGCCGCGGTGGCGCACAGCAGAGACAGCCGCAGCGCGGTCAGCGCCGTCGGGTCCGACAGCAGGCCGGGCAGCCCGCGCCACGGCGCCCGCACCAGCAACGCCAGCAGCGGGATGAGCAGGAAGCAGAACCCGATGGCGGCGGGCACGGCCAGCACCGCGGGCGCCCCGCGTCCGGAGCTCACCCGGCGCGACGGCAGCCGTTGGCTCGGCGAGGCGTCCACAGCGGGCCGTCCGGCCGGGTCCACGGCGGGCCGTCCGGCCGGACTCACGGCGTGGTGAAGCCGGCGGCGGACAGCACGCGGCGACCCTCGGCGGACAGGACGTAGGCGGTGAATGCCTCGGCGCCGGCTCGATTGCGGGCCTCGCGCAGGACGCCGATCGGATACCTGACGCTGGTGTTGAGGGCGGGCGGGATCGCGATGCCGCGCACCGTCGCGCCGGCCGACCGGACGTCGGTCACGTACACCAGGCCGGCGTCGACCTCGCCGGTGCGCACCTTGGTCAGGGTCGCCCGCACGTCCGCCTCCAGGGTGACCGGCGTGACCCGCAGGCCGGCCTTGCCGAGCACCGCGACCGCGGCGGCGCCGCACGGGACCTGGGCCTGGCACAGCGCGACCTTGACTCCGGGCCGGGCCAGGTCGGCCAGCCCCTGGACTCGGGCCGGGTTGCCCGCGGGGACCGCGAGCTGCAGGGCGTTGCCGGCGAAGTCGCGCACGCCGCTCACCGCGCCGGCCCGCGCCAGCTGATCCATGTTGACGGTGGCCGCTGAGGCGAAGACGTCCGCCGGGGCGCCTTGGGTGATCTGCAACGCCAGGGCGGAGCTGGCGCCGATGTTGAGCCTGACCCGCGTCCCGGGGTGCTTGGCCTGGAACTGCCGGGCCAGCGTGCCGAACACCTCGGTGAGCGAGGCGGCCGCGAACACCGTCACCGTGCCGCCGAGCGCGCTGCCGTCGGCCGCTCCGGGGGCCGCGGCCGGCGTCGTCGCGCAGCCGGCGGTCAGCGCCAGCGCGGCGGCCGTCGCCGTGAGCCAGCCTCGGGCCCGGCTCCCCCGTTCAGGTACCGACTGCTCGCGAACCGACTGCTTACGAACCGACTGCTCACGAACCGGCGGCTCAGCACCCGACTGATCGCGAACCGGCTGATCGCGAACCGGCCGCTCAAGCATCGGTGGGCACCTCGATGACGACGTTGGTCGCCTTGACCGAGGCGACCGCGAGGCTGCCCGGCTGCAGGCCCAGCTCGTCAGCGGCCTCGCGGCTCATCAGCGAGACGATCCGAAACGGCCCGGCCTGCATCTCGACCTGCGCCATCACCGTGTCGCGCACCACCCGGGTGACCAGGCCGACCAACCGGTTGCGCGCGGACTCACTGGCCATCGCGCGGATTGCCGGCCGCTCTGCGGTCGCGGCCAGCTCGGTGGCGAACCGGGCCAGCTCAGCGCCCTCGATCGCCAGCCGCCCGCCTTCGGTGACGGTGGGCACCCGTCCGGCCTCAGCCCAGCGCCGCAGCGTGTCGTCGCTGACGCCGAGCAGCTCGGCGGCTTCCCTGATCCGAAAGACGGCCATGCGATCACTCTAACCGCAGTTGCGGCTCACACAGCCTTCTTTAGCAGCAACTGCGTTCATGGTGACCCGGGATTCGCGCACTGGCTCGGCGACGCATCAGGCCTTTAGCTGAGCAGGTGCACCGGCACCTCGTCGCCGGCCTCGACCCTGCGACCGTCCTCGACCTGCGCCAGGCCGTCGGCGGACGCCGAGGCCGAGAGCTGGTGGGAGTCCTGGCCGCTGACCGGCCGCGCGTGCAGCCGACCGTCGGGGCCGAACCGGCAGCTGACCCGCAGGTAGGCGGTCCGGCCGTCCCCGTGCGGGCGTGGCAGCGGCGCGTCGGCCACCCCCAGCACGACGCGGCCGTACGGGTCGGCATGGCCCATCATCTGGCGCAGCGCCGGCCGGGCCAGCAGCTCGTAGCTGACCAGCGCCGACACCGGGTTGCCGGGCAGTCCCAGCACCGGCACCGGGTGCCGGGGGCCGGGCAGCACTCCGAACGCGAAGGGCTTGGCCGGCCGGATCGCCACCTGGAGCCAGTTCAGCCCGCCGAACCGGTCGAGCACGGCGCGCACCGGGTCGGAGTCACCCATCGACACGCCGCCGGAGGTCAGCACCGCGTCGCAGCGCTCCAGGGCGGAGCTGAGCCGGGACTGCAGATCGGTGACGTCGTCGCCGGCCACTCCCAGATCCACCGGCTCGCAGTTGGCCCGCCTCAGCAGCGCCAGCAGCATCGCCCGGTTGGACTCATAGATCTGGCCGGGACGCAGCTCGGCGCCGCCGGTCACCAGCTCGTCGCCGGTCACCAGGACGCCCACCTGCAGCCGCCGGTAGCCCGAGACCTGCCAGGCGCCGACGCTGGCCAGCACCCCCAGGTGCGCCGGTCGCAGCACGGTCCCGGCGCCCAGCACCAGCTCACCGGCCCGCACGTCGCTGCCGGCCCGGCGGGTGCCCGCCCCCGCGGCCACCTCGCTCAGCACCTCGACCACGTCCCCGGCCGTCCCCAACTGCACGGTCCGGGTGGCCGAAGTCCTCTCCACCATCACCACCGCGTCGGCGCCCTCGGGCACCGGAGCGCCGGTCATCACCTTCCAGGTTTGGCCCGGCCCGACCGGCCGGTCGGCCACCGACCCCGCCATCACCGACCCGAGCACGTCCAGCCGCACGGGGCTGCTCTGGGCGGCGCCCGCGACGTCGGCCGCGCGCACCGCGTAGCCGTCGACGCTGCTGTTGTCGAACGGCGGCACGTTGCCGGGCGCGATCACATCGGCGGCCAGCACGCAGCCGTCGGCATCGTCGGAGTCGAGTCCGACCGGTTCCAGCAGCGGGCAGGCCGCCAGCAACACCCGACGGGCTTCGGCCAAGTCGATCATCGGCACACCTTACGACGCCGGCAGCGGCCTGCGCCTGTCCTCGGCGCCCGGCACGCGCACGGGCCCTCCCCTGCGGCCGGCCCCGGGGTGCCGTCCCCCGCCTCGACCGGGGCGCCTGCCCGGGAGTAAGTGTGGAAGGCATGCAGACTCGCGAACTTCCCAAGCTCGGCCGTGCGGTGTCGGTGATCGGTCTGGGCACCTGGCAGTTGGGCGCCGACTGGGGCAGCGTCGACGACACCGAGGCGATGAACGTCCTCCACGCCGCGGTCGAGGCGGGTGTCACGTTCTTCGACACCGCCGACGTCTACGGCGACGGCCGCAGCGAGCAGGCGATCAGCGCCTTCCGCAGAGCCCACCCCGGTCTTGAGCTGACGGTCGCCACCAAGATGGGCCGCCGGGTCGAGCAGGCGCCCCAGGCGTACACGCTGGAGAACTTCCGCGCCTGGACCGACCGGTCGCGGGCGAACCTGGGCGTGGATGTGCTGGACCTGGTGCAACTGCACTGCCCGCCGACCGAGGTCTACGCCAGTGACGCGGTCTTCGACGCCCTGGACACCCTGGTCGGCGAGCAGCGGATTCTCGGCTACGGGGTCAGCGTCGAGACCTGCGGCCAGGCGCTGACCGCGATCGCCCGGCCCGGCGTGGTGAGCGTGCAGATCATCCTCAACGCCTTCCGGCAGAAGCCGCTGGACGAGGTGCTGCCGGCGGCCGCCGCGGCCGGGGTGGGCATCATCGCGCGGGTGCCGCTGGCCTCTGGCCTGCTGTCGGGCAAGTACCGCCACGACACCGTGTTCGCCGAAGACGACCACCGCAACTTCAACCGGACCGGCGCCGCCTTCGACGTGGGCGAGACCTTCGCCGGGGTGGACTTCGACTCCGGCGTGGACGCGGCGATCGAGTTCGCCGGCCTGGTCGGCGCCGGAGTCTCACCGGCCGCCGCGGCCCTGCGCTGGGTGATCGACCAGCCCGGTGTCACGACGGTGATCCCCGGCGCCCGCACGCCTGACCAGGCCCGGGCCAACGCCGAGGTGGCCGCGCTGCCCGAGTTGCCGGGCGAGACGATCGCCGCCATCGGATCGCTGTATGACCGGGTGATCCGGCCGCAGGTCCACCACCGCTGGTGAGCCAGGTCCCTTCGAGCATGCCTGGCTGGTGTCGCGTCACTCACCGTCGGGCATGCTGAGCCAATGTCGTTCGCGCAGCCACCGCCCGTAGCGTCGGGCGCCACTGGCCCGGACGAACCGGGCGAGCCGCTGGCCCAGGCCGAGTCGCAGGAGCCGGCCGAGTCGCAGGAGCCGGCCGAGTCGCTGGCCGCCGATGAGCCGGCCCGTTCGGTGATGCGGCGGGGCCCGTTGCGCGGCCTGCCGGTCGAGGTCGGGGTGCTGTCGACGGTGGCGTTCTTCGTGGCCGCGGGCTTCGGCATCGTCGCTCCGGCGATCCCGGTCTTCGCCCGCAGCTTCGGAGTGTCGCGCACCGCGGCAGGGGCGGTGATCAGCGCTTTCGCCCTGATGCGGCTGATCTCGGCGCTGGGCTGCGGCCGGTTGGTCAACCATTTCGGCGAGCGCTTGGTCCTGGGCGCGGGCATCACCATCGTGGCCCTCAGCAGCGCGCTGGCAGGGCTGTCTGCCAACTACGGCCAACTGCTGACCTTGCGGGGCGTCGGCGGGCTCGGCTCGGCGATGTTCTCGGTGTCGGCGAGTTCGCTGCTGCTCAGCGTCACCCCCTCCGGCCAGCGCGGCCGGGCGATGGGCGCCTACATGGGCGGCTTCCTGCTCGGCGGCATCGCCGGCCCGGGACTGGGCGGGCTGGTGACCGGCTGGTCGCTGCGAGCCCCGTTCTTCCTGTACGCCGTCACCCTGGCCGCGGCCGGCGGAGTGGGCCTGGCGCTGCTGCCGCGTCGGCTCAGCAAGCACGAGCAACCGGCCACCCAGTCCGACGAGCCGCCGCTCACCCTGCGGGAGGCCTTCGGGCTAC
It encodes the following:
- a CDS encoding aldo/keto reductase is translated as MQTRELPKLGRAVSVIGLGTWQLGADWGSVDDTEAMNVLHAAVEAGVTFFDTADVYGDGRSEQAISAFRRAHPGLELTVATKMGRRVEQAPQAYTLENFRAWTDRSRANLGVDVLDLVQLHCPPTEVYASDAVFDALDTLVGEQRILGYGVSVETCGQALTAIARPGVVSVQIILNAFRQKPLDEVLPAAAAAGVGIIARVPLASGLLSGKYRHDTVFAEDDHRNFNRTGAAFDVGETFAGVDFDSGVDAAIEFAGLVGAGVSPAAAALRWVIDQPGVTTVIPGARTPDQARANAEVAALPELPGETIAAIGSLYDRVIRPQVHHRW
- a CDS encoding MFS transporter, which produces MSFAQPPPVASGATGPDEPGEPLAQAESQEPAESQEPAESLAADEPARSVMRRGPLRGLPVEVGVLSTVAFFVAAGFGIVAPAIPVFARSFGVSRTAAGAVISAFALMRLISALGCGRLVNHFGERLVLGAGITIVALSSALAGLSANYGQLLTLRGVGGLGSAMFSVSASSLLLSVTPSGQRGRAMGAYMGGFLLGGIAGPGLGGLVTGWSLRAPFFLYAVTLAAAGGVGLALLPRRLSKHEQPATQSDEPPLTLREAFGLPAFRAAAGVNMADNWAAIGVRAALVPLLVVEVLHRSPIWTGIGLTVFTVGNIITLTLGGRLADRRGRRPLLLSGCLISAVGTSLLVLPQTLPLFLVAMAVFGLGSGLLSVAPGAMLGDVAGGRGGTPVAAYQMIGDLGSLTGPVLAGALADSAGFSSAFALSTAVLVAAAVVAFRAPETLRRA